In the genome of Entelurus aequoreus isolate RoL-2023_Sb linkage group LG15, RoL_Eaeq_v1.1, whole genome shotgun sequence, one region contains:
- the LOC133630125 gene encoding C-C chemokine receptor type 9-like, translated as MEHLIHSTTMTETTDDFVTDYYPDYYDTDPTETTGMCDRSWVRQFRGWYEPPLFWTIFVLGALGNLMVVWIYTTVRNRLKTMTDVYLLNLAVADLLFLCTLPFWAMDATKGWDFGVSLCKVVSAVYRINFFSSMFLLTCISVDRYIAIVQVTKAQNWKKKRLFYSKLACVVVWSVSILFALPEFLFAQVKTDLSGSSFCVLLYWNNINNRTKILVLSLQICMGFFVPLLVMIFCYSVIIRTLLQARNFEKHKALRVIFIVVFVFVVSQLPHNSLLMMEASQAANTTITECSVVKRFDVAGQIAKSLAYTHACLNPFLYVFVGVRFRQDLMSMVKMCAGGLRKRGLCKVQAVPKRPSVMTDTETTPALSL; from the exons ATGGAGCATCTCATTCATTCAACAACCATGACTGAAACAACTGATGACTTTGTCACT gATTATTACCCTGACTACTATGACACAGACCCTACTGAGACCACCGGCATGTGTGACAGAAGTTGGGTCCGACAGTTTCGCGGGTGGTATGAACCCCCCCTTTTCTGGACCATCTTTGTGCTGGGTGCCCTGGGAAACCTCATGGTGGTCTGGATCTACACCACGGTGCGCAACCGCCTCAAAACCATGACCGACGTCTATCTGCTCAACCTCGCCGTGGCTGACCTCCTCTTCCTGTGCACGCTGCCCTTCTGGGCGATGGATGCCACCAAAGGATGGGACTTTGGCGTCAGTCTCTGCAAAGTGGTGTCCGCCGTCTACAGGATCAACTTCTTCAGCAGCATGTTCCTGCTCACGTGCATCAGCGTGGACCGCTACATCGCCATCGTGCAGGTCACAAAGGCTCAGAACTGGAAGAAAAAGCGTCTCTTCTACAGTAAACTGGCCTGCGTGGTCGTGTGGTCGGTCTCCATTCTCTTTGCCTTGCCTGAGTTTCTCTTCGCCCAGGTGAAGACGGACCTAAGCGGGTCGTCCTTCTGTGTTCTGCTTTACTGGAACAACATAAACAACCGCACAAAGATCTTAGTGCTGTCCCTGCAGATCTGCATGGGCTTCTTCGTCCCTCTCCTTGTCATGATCTTCTGCTACTCCGTCATCATTCGCACGCTCCTGCAGGCCAGGAACTTTGAAAAGCACAAAGCCCTGCGCGTCATCTTCATCGTGGTCTTTGTGTTCGTCGTCTCCCAACTGCCGCACAACAGCCTGCTGATGATGGAGGCCTCGCAGGCCGCCAACACCACCATCACGGAGTGCAGCGTCGTGAAGCGCTTCGACGTGGCCGGTCAGATCGCAAAGAGCCTGGCGTACACCCACGCCTGCTTGAACCCTTTCTTGTACGTCTTTGTCGGTGTGCGCTTCAGGCAGGACCTCATGAGTATGGTCAAGATGTGCGCTGGTGGACTAAGGAAACGGGGACTCTGCAAAGTCCAAGCGGTTCCTAAACGCCCGTCGGTCATGACTGACACTGAAACCACACCTGCGCTTTCTTTATAG